CCGGGCCTGTATCGGTGAGGCTTCTTGACACCGCCGGTGGCCGGGGCGCTCTTGCGGGCTGCCTTGGTGGCAAGTTGCTTCCTAGGAGCTTTACCTCCAGTGGATTTACGGGCGGTCTGCTTAGTTCTAGCCATCTTTGCGCGGCAAAGGAAACAGGATACACGAAACAGACCCCCGGCTGCTTTTAACCGCTTGGTTAGGCCACGCACGAGTGACGCCCCCACTGACCGGCGATTCCTGATTGGTGCGCGGCCTTTGACGGAGGTCAGCCCCGCCCAGATTACTGACCTCCCGCCACAAGGCTCACTGCCGATTGGGGGACATTGGGTTCAAACAGACCCCCAAAGTGCAAAGACCCCATCGGCGTTTAAAGCCTCTTTCCTGGTTGGTCTGAGTTGAGCGTCCCGCGCATTCTGCGGCTATTAAAGCAGGACTTTGAGCGCCGAGGGCTACACTTCCTTCGAGGCAGCACTCCAGAAAGAGGAATCAAGATGAGCGGCAGAGGCAAGACCGGTGGCAAAGCGAGAGCGAAGGCTAAGACTCGTTCCTCTCGTGCCGGACTGCAGTTCCCGGTAGGCCGTGTCCACAGGCTGCTGCGTAAAGGCAACTACGCCCAGCGTGTCGGTGCTGGTGCCCCCGTGTACTTGGCGGCCGTGCTCGAGTACTTGACCGCTGAGATCCTGGAATTGGCTGGAAACGCAGCCCGCGACAACAAGAAGACCAGAATCATCCCTCGCCACTTGCAGCTGGCGGTCCGCAACGACGAGGAGCTCAACAAACTCCTGGGCGGAGTGACCATCGCTCAGGGCGGCGTGTTGCCAAACATCCAGGCCGTGCTTCTGCCTAAGAAGACCGAGAAGGCAGCCAAATCCAAATAAGTCGACTACTAGACCACCATTTGCCCCAAAACGGCTCTTTTAAGAGCCACGCACTTTCCCGTTAGAGCATTTAATTCCCAGAATTGTCCATATTAGTAGATTgaataatgacattttcacaGCAATTTGTGTAATTAATAAACATGCCCAAATGCACGCCACCGTTCGGGCAAGTTAATAAAGGCACATGCTAGCAAAAAGTCATCTTTGATACTGAAAATAAAACGTCTGAATGTCCTTTTATTGTATTCAAAAACTGGTGTGCAATACTGCCCGTTTTTCTTAGTGATTCGGTACCAGGTCAATACCGGGCCAGTGATACAATGAACCTGTACTATACAACCATCGCAATTTGTGGtgacggtattttttttttttttttaagtaccatACTTTACAATataagaaaattaaaaagtctAAATTGCGAATGCAAACTCAGTATCGAGCCATACGTTCTAGAGGTGTggccgtatatatatatacaactcAAATAACATGGTTTGTTCGTTTGTCAATATTCATACATTACATAAATTCATGAAACTTTGGGAAAATCTTTCTCCAAAGGTAGATTACTGGcaaatttccatattttcttaTGGAAATCCAGTTTCAAGAGATGgtgaatttgagttttttttttttgctgtaaactataaaaatcaaaatatacagtaaaacgTATTTAACTGAGTGTAaggagctttaaaaaaaaacccacacaatttCACTACCACACAAATataaacagaatttttttttttaaatccaaaacgACGTGATCCCAAATTTACAAACTAGTCAGACCTGGAGCAACATAAGACTGGAATTTACACACCGCCAATTGGGTAAAGATAGATTATATGTGAGGCTTGCAATTTTAGGgtaaaatgattaaaacacaCCTGACAATACTTATGGAAGTTTGGAACGCAGTGTTAGAAGTTTCTTATGGCATATTTAACGCATGTTCATGGGActgattgaaatgaaatttacGACGGATTAACTGCTGTTTTGGGGAAGAGTGTGGTGGCTCTAAAAAGAGCCTTTTGTAGAGAGAAGTAATGAATCACTTCTTCTTCGGTGCTGCCTTTTTGACACTTTTGGGCTTGGCCACCCTCTTTGCTGGACTCTTCTTGGCAGTAGAAGTCTTCTTGGCCTCGGGCACTTTTTTGGCCATCGCTGCCTTTTTGGGGCTCTTGGTGGCCTTCTTGACTGCTTTCTTAGGCGTCGCAGCCTTGGCGGGTTTCTTGCTGGCCTTTTTGGCGCTCGTCTTCTTGGCCGCGGCTCTTTTGGGCTTCTTGCTCGCTGCCACCTTTTTGACGACGGGCTTCTTGGCCTTGCTGGGAGTCTTCTTGGCTGCAGCCTTGGCGGGCGCTTTCGCTTTCCCCTCAGCCTTCTTGTTCATCTTGAAGGAGCCAGAAGCGCCGGTGCCCTTGGTCTGGACGAGAGTGCCCTTGGTGACCAAGCCCACAACTGCGGTTCTGACGCGGGACTTGTTCTTGTCCACGTCGTAACCAAAGGCCACCAAAGACTTCTTGAGGGCCGCCAAAGAGACACCATTGCGCTCCTTGGACGCGGCCACAGCCTTGACGATGAGCTCGCCGAGGCTGGGTccggtcttcttcttcttcgcggTCTTTGAAGCCTTCTTCTTGGTTGCTTTAGCCGGAGAGGCTGGAGCCGGAGCTGGAGCTACTTCTGCCATAATGCCTGCAAACGATCGATTGACCATTGCGTTTCCTAAGCAAGAGGCTGGACTTAAACGCACCATGAGAACCGTGGAGAGTCAATCAGGCAGGTTGCACGACGGCGCGCTGGCAAACTCCTCATTTGTGTTTTCTACGCACACTTCAAGTGGTGAAAAATAACAATGacataaatttaaataaacgaAAACTATTTCAGTAGATTGGACACTTGTGTCTCTCCACATTGAGGCTGTTGAAACGACTTATAGAACTTCCGTTTCTTAGCAGAGGTTCCAAACGTCACCTCTTCACCGCCGTGAACAACGCTACTCTGCGAATATTCTCACTCATCTTTGGAATAAAAAGGTTTAGAATTACTAAATATTTGACGAAACCTGTTTCACATGTGAAATAACATGTTCATCAATGAACGTCATGTCTAAAAAATGTTGTATTGGGGATCATTTTGGAACAAGGCAACGTTTTCTGAGGGCAGCAAACACATGTCATGATTGAGAACTTTGACGTGTGTCAGTCGGGATCTGACAACACTCCCCATGTCTTTAGACTGCAATAATAATAGTACCTGCATTTCGGAGTCATGAAATTTCTATCATTATAAAGAATTTACACATATAGCTGATGTATAAATACAGTACGGATAAATAACATAGTACATGTCCAACTAGGCTTTAATTAATTTTGGGTataatatttgtaaattgcTCTTCTTAACATTGTCAGATGTCAAGTTTTCGCATaaaaaacaagtaaatattACCATGGATATCAAAgcctgtgcgtgcgtgtgtgaacAATCTGAATATCATGGAGGTTTTGGAAAATTCCAATTATTGTACTTTTCGTTCTGTACAAGTATGGTCGGACCACAAACCTTTTTCAGATCATATTTATTGTGCTCGACCTATTTATTTAGGTTAGGCATATAGTAAGTTGGACAATATGAatatctataaagaaaaaattatcaagattattattattgtagccTACATTTATTAATAAAGCAGCACTCTAATAATTAGTAATACATCCTAGAATCGCATTCACCCGTGCCAGTGAGGTCagtggttgggaaaaaaaaatggggggggggatggcgcTCCATTGAACAAAATTTGTATGTGCACTCCTGTGTTGATGTGTGATGGTCAGTCAAGAAACCTATACTGTACCTCTACCATTTGCACTTAACTAGAAAAATGGATTCTACGTTCTCTTGTTTGAATAAACTAAACGACCAAAACTCCAACAGTATTTGAAATGGTAAAAACAGTCAGTATCAGGCTTACAACAAAGCAGATGAGCTGAGGGGGACCGTTGGCCTGGTTCATGTGGGGGCGGAGGATACTGGGTGACGTTCCGTCCCAACCCAACCCACCTCTTCCATATGCTCAAGCACAGACACCCGCGCACATGCGTACACACGCGCCGGTCAACCCTCCTCGTTCAGGTCCGCAATTTTGATATAAGAATGGCCGTCCAGGATGCTGTTGACCATTTTTCCACAGCTTAACCGTTGACGTGATGTCCGGAAGAGGCAAAGGAGGCAAAGGTTTGGGGAAAAGGCGGTGCGAAGCGACACCGTAAAGTACTCCGTGATAACATCCAGGGTATCACAAAGCCTGCAATTCGTCGCCTGGCTCGCCGCGGCGGAGTTAAGAGAATCTCGGGTCTCATCTATGAAGAAACTCGCGGGGTCCTCAAGGTCTTTCTCGAGAATGTCATCCGCGACGCCGTCACCTACACCGAGCACGCCAAGCGAAAAACCGTCACTGCGATGGATGTAGTCTACGCTCTCAAGAGGCAAGGACGTACGTTGTACGGATTCGGCGGCTAAACTAACTTTGACCCATTAACATCAGAATAAAAGGCCCTTTTAAGGGCCACTCACTGATTCCATGAGAGTTACTAGTCCGTAACCATATCGACTGCGCACCATTTGTCACGTTCACGTGATATTGTTGCATGATCATTCATTGAGTATCATAAaacaagtctacttgagatgaGTCCAGCCTCTGCCAAGTAGTGGTACACTTATAATCACTATAAGATGTACGACTTAATACGAGTTCTGGGTGTGACTGCTTCAtgtctgaagatagctggggagGGCTCCAGTACTCTTGAAAACCTTGTGAGAATGAgtcgctcagaaaa
This DNA window, taken from Syngnathoides biaculeatus isolate LvHL_M chromosome 17, ASM1980259v1, whole genome shotgun sequence, encodes the following:
- the LOC133490599 gene encoding histone H2A, with the protein product MSGRGKTGGKARAKAKTRSSRAGLQFPVGRVHRLLRKGNYAQRVGAGAPVYLAAVLEYLTAEILELAGNAARDNKKTRIIPRHLQLAVRNDEELNKLLGGVTIAQGGVLPNIQAVLLPKKTEKAAKSK
- the LOC133490594 gene encoding histone H1-like, whose product is MAEVAPAPAPASPAKATKKKASKTAKKKKTGPSLGELIVKAVAASKERNGVSLAALKKSLVAFGYDVDKNKSRVRTAVVGLVTKGTLVQTKGTGASGSFKMNKKAEGKAKAPAKAAAKKTPSKAKKPVVKKVAASKKPKRAAAKKTSAKKASKKPAKAATPKKAVKKATKSPKKAAMAKKVPEAKKTSTAKKSPAKRVAKPKSVKKAAPKKK
- the LOC133490608 gene encoding LOW QUALITY PROTEIN: histone H4-like (The sequence of the model RefSeq protein was modified relative to this genomic sequence to represent the inferred CDS: deleted 1 base in 1 codon); this encodes MSGRGKGGKGLGKGGAKRHRKVLRDNIQGITKPAIRRLARRGGVKRISGLIYEETRGVLKVFLENVIRDAVTYTEHAKRKTVTAMDVVYALKRQGRTLYGFGG